Part of the Dermatophilus congolensis genome is shown below.
ACAACCTCACGCAACAACCCCGGGTCATTGCGCACCGATGTCGACAACACAAAAAACGTGCCGGTGGCGTCATGCTCAGCCAACGCCCGCAGGATCTGTGGAGTACGTTCAGCAGTAGGGCCATCATCAAAAGTAGGAACCCAGTGGCCCTGGTCTGTGCGTAGCGAACTGACAGAGCCGATGGAGTCCGGTGCGTGTTCAAGCACCTTCATAACGGCCAGTTTCGCGGTATGGACCAGGTCGCTCATGGAATGCCTTCCCCGTTTGTGTATGCACTTGAGTGTAGGGGCGTAGCTATGCAGGAGCAGCGGGCGTGGTACCAGAGGCGGCATACTTGATGGTTATGAGTACTCCGTCGACACCCGAACCCATCCGGCCTCAGGAGATGCCGAGCAGGGGCACTTCGACCTCCACCCTGGAACGCACACAGGCCGAGCCCGATTACCGCCTCGACGACGGCGATCACGAACGGTTTGCCCACTACGTACGCAAAGAAAAAATCACCTCCTCCGCAGTCACAGGCGAGCCAGTCATCGCGCTATGCGGCAAAGTGTGGGTTCCCGGACGCGACCCGAACCGGTTCCCGGTATGCCCCATGTGCAAAGAAATCTACGAAGGACTGCGCGACCCCCAAGACGGCGGAGACAACCCCAAAGAGTGAGGTAGGCCGGGAAGGAACCCCGGCTACCGAACCCAGCTCCGAAGCCACGCCCCACGCGGGTGCCTTTCATGCGCAACCCTTCGACGGACAACGAGGCGTGGACGGCGGGCTGAAGTGAGGTGGTCGGGATACAGTCAGGTCCGATATGAGTACTTCTGCCGCATCGCATTTGTCTCCGTCCTTCCCAGCGAAGGCTGCTTGGGGTACCGCCACGAAATTGCGGGCATGGCAGGCCGAAGCGTTAGCGAAGTACCTGGAGAACTCCCCACGTGACTTCCTCGCTGTCGCTACCCCCGGCGCCGGTAAAACCACGTTCGCTTTGCGTATCGCCACCGAGCTCCTCGCCCGTGGCGAAGTAGAGCGAGTCATCGTTGTCGCTCCAACCGAACACCTCAAAACCCAATGGGCCGACGCTGCCGCACGCGTCGGCGTGCAAATCAACCCCACCTACAGCAACTCCGGCGCAGCCCTCAGCAAGGACTACATTGGCGTGGCCGTCACATACGCCGGAGTAGCCAGCCGTCCCACCGTTTACGAACAGATCGTGCAACGGCACCGCACCCTGGTCATCATGGACGAGGTCCATCACGGCGGGGACGCTCTGGCCTGGGGGGACGCGATGCGAGAAGCGTTCACCGGCGCCACCCGACGACTTTGCCTGACCGGAACCCCGTTCCGTAGCGACACCAGCCCCATCCCTTTCGTCAGATACGCCCCCGATAGCGAAGGGATCCGCAGATCAGAGGCCGACTACACATACGGATACGCTGACGCCCTGCGTGATGGTGT
Proteins encoded:
- a CDS encoding DUF3039 domain-containing protein translates to MSTPSTPEPIRPQEMPSRGTSTSTLERTQAEPDYRLDDGDHERFAHYVRKEKITSSAVTGEPVIALCGKVWVPGRDPNRFPVCPMCKEIYEGLRDPQDGGDNPKE